A window of the Streptomyces albireticuli genome harbors these coding sequences:
- a CDS encoding alanine racemase gives MNHEPVLPELRLDLRALEHNVELMAAWCRDQGVELAPHIKTTMTRPIVERQLAAGAWGVTVATVRQAGIALEWGVRRILIANEVVDAPGLATLRRWLDTVPGLELYGLVDSRAGLDLAREALRGVAEPLRILIDVGTPGGRTGVRDPAEAHALGEAVADPGASPGLLLAGVAGYEGVRPNRRDADTLADVDAHCRRTAEVLHGLAPLIRTGRPVLSMGGSAFPDRAVDAYRELTARPDAPAPLFVLRSGCYVTHDHGTYRHVSPFPGLEAALTVRAVVLSTPEPGRAVVGAGKRELPYDAGLPVLLGARTPGEPARAVTGTAVQIFDHHLTLTDVDGLRVGDEVDLGVSHPCSAFDRWPDVVVVDGEGVVGEVWHPRFR, from the coding sequence ATGAACCACGAACCCGTGCTGCCCGAGCTGCGGCTGGACCTGCGCGCGCTGGAACACAACGTGGAGCTCATGGCCGCCTGGTGCCGTGACCAGGGCGTCGAACTCGCCCCGCACATCAAGACGACCATGACCCGCCCGATCGTGGAGCGGCAGCTGGCCGCCGGCGCCTGGGGCGTCACCGTCGCCACCGTGCGGCAGGCCGGCATCGCCCTGGAGTGGGGCGTCCGCCGCATCCTGATCGCCAACGAGGTGGTGGACGCCCCCGGCCTCGCCACCCTGCGGCGGTGGCTCGACACCGTGCCCGGCCTGGAGCTCTACGGCCTCGTCGACTCCCGGGCCGGCCTCGACCTGGCCCGCGAGGCGCTGCGCGGCGTCGCCGAACCCCTCCGGATCCTGATCGACGTGGGCACACCGGGAGGGCGGACCGGGGTCCGGGACCCCGCGGAGGCCCATGCCCTCGGCGAGGCCGTCGCCGACCCCGGCGCCTCCCCGGGACTGCTGCTCGCCGGTGTCGCCGGCTACGAGGGCGTCCGCCCCAACCGCCGGGACGCGGACACCCTCGCCGACGTCGACGCGCACTGCCGCCGGACGGCCGAGGTCCTCCACGGCCTGGCCCCGCTGATCCGGACCGGGCGGCCCGTCCTCAGCATGGGCGGCTCCGCGTTCCCCGACCGGGCCGTCGACGCCTACCGGGAGCTGACCGCGCGCCCGGACGCCCCGGCACCGCTGTTCGTCCTGCGCTCGGGCTGTTACGTCACCCACGACCACGGCACCTACCGGCACGTATCGCCCTTCCCCGGGCTGGAGGCGGCACTGACCGTCCGCGCGGTCGTCCTCTCCACCCCCGAACCCGGACGGGCCGTCGTGGGCGCCGGCAAACGCGAACTCCCCTACGACGCCGGCCTGCCCGTCCTCCTCGGCGCCCGCACCCCGGGCGAACCGGCCCGCGCGGTGACCGGCACGGCGGTCCAGATCTTCGACCACCATCTGACGCTCACGGACGTGGACGGTCTGCGGGTGGGTGACGAGGTCGATCTTGGTGTGTCGCATCCGTGCTCGGCGTTCGACAGGTGGCCGGATGTCGTGGTGGTCGATGGGGAGGGGGTGGTGGGGGAGGTGTGGCATCCGCGGTTCCGGTAG